Proteins co-encoded in one Mycobacterium mantenii genomic window:
- the sigI gene encoding RNA polymerase sigma factor SigI, with product MNQSQSASDQVSEAWRRHRPYLVNLAYQMLGDVGEAEDIAQEAFLRFSRTDVGEIEDARGWLTVVASRLCLDQVRSARARYERPGDVPEQPAARRFDPADRVTLDDEIRTALLEVLRRLSPGERVAFVLHDIFGVPFESISQTVGRPVGTCRQLARRARSKFSAAQPKLSDVASAEHQLVTDKFVTACANGDLDALAAVLDPTVWGVGTILADPAPPPQINHGPAAVATNLLRYLWPDVTLVSGPAGGPVLLAFSERRLFAVIVLTIRDSRVTKIEAIADPSARA from the coding sequence ATGAACCAGTCGCAGTCAGCCAGCGACCAGGTCAGCGAGGCCTGGCGCCGCCACCGCCCTTATCTGGTCAACCTCGCATACCAGATGCTGGGTGACGTCGGCGAAGCCGAAGACATTGCACAAGAGGCCTTTCTGCGATTCTCGCGCACCGACGTCGGCGAGATCGAGGACGCGCGGGGCTGGCTGACCGTGGTGGCGAGCCGCCTCTGCCTCGACCAGGTGCGCTCGGCCCGCGCCCGCTACGAGCGCCCAGGCGACGTTCCCGAGCAACCGGCCGCGCGTCGCTTCGACCCGGCCGACCGGGTCACCCTCGACGACGAGATCCGCACCGCGCTGCTGGAAGTCTTGCGCAGGCTCAGTCCCGGGGAACGAGTCGCCTTCGTGTTGCACGACATCTTCGGCGTCCCCTTCGAGTCGATCTCGCAGACGGTAGGACGCCCGGTCGGCACCTGCCGTCAACTGGCGCGGCGTGCACGGTCCAAATTCTCTGCGGCACAACCGAAGCTGAGCGACGTCGCGTCGGCCGAGCACCAGTTGGTCACCGACAAGTTCGTCACCGCGTGCGCCAACGGTGACCTCGACGCGTTGGCCGCCGTCCTGGATCCGACGGTGTGGGGTGTGGGGACGATCCTCGCGGACCCGGCACCGCCACCACAGATCAACCACGGCCCGGCTGCGGTCGCCACCAACCTGCTGCGCTACCTGTGGCCGGACGTAACCCTGGTCAGCGGTCCCGCCGGGGGGCCGGTGCTGCTGGCCTTCAGCGAGCGCCGCCTCTTCGCCGTCATCGTGTTGACGATCCGCGATTCTCGGGTGACGAAGATCGAGGCGATCGCCGACCCGTCGGCGCGCGCTTAG
- a CDS encoding MinD/ParA family ATP-binding protein, which translates to MNERDEFLRDRLQPERPSTPAARPSGPSPRQPRPVPDEARAGAPPIAPRPAPPRPPSAPPPPPPNRPAAPPQAWAPARPPSTPGPSFRPPPAVSSPQRPAPSAAAATPPELPDRGWRRALRLATFGRVNLGPSPAQRQEAQFEAAIRTRLYGNYKVGVLGKGGVGKTSVAASVGSLFAGLRRQDHVVAIDADTAFGRLSSRIDPASTGSFWEFTADKNLRSFDDVVARLGRNSAGLHVLAGEPASGPRRVLDPAIYREAALRLDRHFTISVIDCGSTMDAPLTQEVLRDLDALIVVSSPWADGASAAARTMEWLADQNLATLLRYSIVVLNDSDGHADKRTRALLAREFTDHGRPVIEVPFDPHLRPGGVIDVTREMAPATRRKFLEVTATIAGYFATRSDCAVEQRPTDEQN; encoded by the coding sequence ATGAACGAGCGCGACGAATTCCTGCGGGACCGTCTGCAGCCCGAGCGGCCAAGCACCCCGGCGGCGCGCCCGTCCGGTCCCTCCCCTCGACAGCCCCGGCCCGTCCCCGATGAGGCACGGGCCGGCGCGCCTCCCATTGCCCCGCGACCCGCTCCCCCGCGTCCGCCTTCGGCTCCTCCCCCGCCCCCGCCGAACCGGCCGGCTGCGCCGCCGCAAGCCTGGGCACCCGCGCGCCCGCCCTCGACTCCCGGCCCCTCGTTCCGCCCGCCACCCGCGGTGTCGTCGCCCCAGCGGCCCGCCCCTTCCGCGGCGGCGGCCACGCCGCCCGAGCTGCCCGACCGCGGTTGGCGACGCGCCCTGCGGCTGGCCACCTTCGGCCGGGTCAACCTGGGCCCGTCACCCGCCCAGCGGCAGGAGGCCCAATTCGAAGCCGCCATCCGGACCCGCCTGTACGGCAACTACAAGGTCGGCGTGCTGGGCAAGGGCGGCGTGGGAAAGACGTCGGTGGCCGCCAGCGTGGGCTCTCTGTTCGCCGGACTCCGTCGGCAGGATCACGTCGTGGCGATCGACGCCGATACCGCCTTCGGTCGGCTCAGCAGCCGAATCGATCCGGCGTCGACGGGCTCGTTCTGGGAGTTCACCGCGGACAAGAACCTCCGGTCCTTCGACGACGTGGTGGCGCGGCTGGGCCGGAATTCCGCGGGTCTTCATGTGCTCGCCGGTGAACCGGCGTCGGGCCCGCGCCGGGTGCTCGATCCGGCGATCTACCGGGAGGCCGCGTTGCGGCTGGACCGCCATTTCACGATCTCGGTCATCGACTGCGGTTCGACGATGGACGCGCCGCTCACCCAGGAAGTCCTGCGTGATCTGGATGCGCTGATCGTGGTGTCCTCGCCTTGGGCGGACGGCGCATCCGCCGCCGCGCGGACCATGGAGTGGCTGGCCGATCAGAACCTGGCCACGCTGCTGCGCTACAGCATCGTGGTGCTCAACGATTCCGACGGACATGCCGACAAACGCACCCGGGCCCTGCTCGCTCGCGAGTTCACCGATCACGGCCGGCCGGTGATCGAAGTGCCGTTCGATCCCCACCTGCGGCCCGGCGGTGTCATCGACGTGACCCGCGAGATGGCCCCGGCCACGCGGCGCAAGTTCCTCGAAGTCACCGCGACGATCGCCGGCTACTTCGCGACGCGTTCCGACTGTGCCGTCGAGCAGCGACCGACGGACGAACAGAACTAA
- a CDS encoding nitroreductase family deazaflavin-dependent oxidoreductase, protein MTDPRPPRYLKPMNKFMMAVQRLGIPTGPAMVLTVPGRKSGQPRSTPMTPFDFEGGLYVVAGYPGADWAANARAAGVGTLSRGRRSRPVRIVELSASEARPVLREFPAKVPVGVAFAKRSGMVRDGTAEEFEALAGRLTVFRFEPA, encoded by the coding sequence ATGACCGATCCCCGTCCCCCGCGCTACCTCAAGCCGATGAACAAGTTCATGATGGCCGTGCAACGCCTCGGCATCCCGACCGGGCCCGCCATGGTCCTCACGGTGCCCGGCCGCAAGTCGGGTCAACCGCGCAGCACCCCGATGACGCCCTTCGATTTCGAGGGCGGCCTCTACGTGGTGGCCGGGTATCCCGGAGCCGACTGGGCGGCCAACGCCCGCGCGGCCGGCGTCGGCACACTGAGCCGGGGCCGACGATCACGCCCGGTCCGGATCGTCGAACTCTCGGCCAGTGAAGCGCGGCCGGTGCTGCGGGAGTTCCCCGCCAAGGTCCCCGTCGGTGTGGCCTTTGCGAAACGATCGGGGATGGTGCGCGACGGCACGGCCGAGGAATTCGAGGCACTGGCGGGCCGGCTCACCGTGTTTCGCTTCGAGCCGGCCTGA
- a CDS encoding NAD(P)H-binding protein, which translates to MTIVVTGATGNVGRPLVTELIAAGARVRAVTRQPAGAGFSPEVEVFGSVTDALSGAAAVFLNSRALGGQLEGVVAQCRRAGVAKLVALSAINADDDDARQPSRFRGDRNREVERLAVDSGLAWVSLRPTVFATNFAGMWSAQICAGDVVAGPYAAASTAPIVESDISSVATRALLTDYLDGQRIPLTGPQAFTNAELVEVIGGVLGRPLQYREVPVDTVRQRFVGLGFSAGFADAYIAMLAETLDKPAAVTQDLQKILGRSPIPFAHWVSDHREMFSNEKVGI; encoded by the coding sequence ATGACCATCGTCGTCACCGGTGCGACCGGCAACGTCGGACGTCCGCTCGTCACCGAACTGATCGCCGCGGGGGCCCGCGTGCGGGCGGTCACCCGACAACCGGCCGGTGCCGGGTTTTCCCCGGAAGTCGAGGTATTCGGTTCGGTTACCGACGCACTCTCGGGTGCCGCCGCGGTATTCCTGAACTCGCGGGCGCTGGGTGGGCAGTTGGAAGGTGTGGTGGCGCAATGCCGGCGCGCCGGAGTCGCCAAGCTGGTCGCGCTGTCGGCGATCAATGCCGACGATGACGACGCGCGGCAGCCGTCCCGGTTTCGCGGCGACCGTAATAGGGAGGTCGAGCGCCTCGCGGTCGACTCCGGTCTGGCCTGGGTGAGCCTGCGGCCCACCGTGTTCGCCACCAACTTCGCCGGCATGTGGTCCGCGCAGATCTGCGCCGGCGACGTGGTCGCCGGGCCGTACGCCGCCGCGTCGACGGCGCCGATCGTCGAGTCAGACATCTCCAGCGTCGCGACACGCGCGTTGCTCACCGATTACCTTGATGGACAACGTATCCCGCTGACCGGCCCACAGGCCTTTACCAACGCAGAGCTGGTCGAGGTCATCGGCGGTGTGCTGGGCAGGCCGCTGCAATACCGCGAGGTCCCCGTTGACACGGTGCGGCAACGGTTTGTCGGGTTGGGCTTCAGCGCCGGGTTCGCCGACGCGTATATCGCCATGCTCGCCGAGACGCTCGACAAACCCGCCGCGGTCACCCAGGACCTGCAAAAGATCCTCGGCCGGTCGCCAATCCCTTTCGCGCACTGGGTTTCCGATCACCGAGAGATGTTCAGCAACGAAAAAGTAGGAATCTGA